From Hermetia illucens chromosome 6, iHerIll2.2.curated.20191125, whole genome shotgun sequence, one genomic window encodes:
- the LOC119658811 gene encoding protein ABHD1 isoform X3, whose amino-acid sequence MKFWPTFWCVESRAQTVFASILRSQIIPKIDYRREILTLKDGGEVALDWLEKGCDSESPVIIILPGLTGESQAEYIKCLVIAANNAGMRTVVFNNRGLGGIALKTPRLYCAANCDDLSEVVQHVRKSCPGVKLGATGISMGGLILGNYLAGHNEEARNILTAAKIISVPWDVHKGTANIEKPFINNLLGRHLANGLCATISKCEILKKESSIDMEKILSSKTIKEFDAHFTSKHFGYEDVDSYYQAATLHNKLHQITVPLLCLSAADDPFQPLDAIPISAAEKSSHVAIVVTARGGHIGFLEGWWPSSKDQYMGRLFSEFFSVALFDPNGEFAKMSQEMWKQYAFVFENTEEST is encoded by the exons ATGAAATTTTGGCCAACATTTTGGTGTGTGGAAAGTCGCGCACAAACCGTTTTTGCCAGTATTCTACGATCACAGATCATTCCAAAAATTGACTACAGAAG AGAAATATTAACCTTGAAAGACGGAGGTGAAGTTGCATTAGATTGGTTAGAAAAAGGATGCGACAGTGAATCCCCTGTGATAATAATTCTACCGGGTTTAACTG GTGAGTCTCAAGCTGAATATATAAAGTGCTTAGTCATAGCCGCAAATAATGCTGGTATGAGGACAGTTGTGTTCAACAACCGCGGATTGGGTGGAATTGCTTTAAAG ACTCCGCGATTATATTGTGCAGCAAACTGTGACGATCTTTCTGAAGTGGTGCAACATGTAAGAAAATCTTGTCCCGGTGTAAAATTAGGCGCTACTGGTATATCAATGGGTGGCCTCATTCTCGGAAATTACCTTGCAGGTCACAATGAAGAAGCCCGGAATATTCTGACCGCTGCTAAGATAATTTCGGTTCCTTGGGATGTTCACAAAG GTACTGCTAATATTGAAAAACCATTCATTAATAATCTTCTGGGTCGACATCTTGCTAATGGTTTATGCGCGACCATCAGTAagtgtgaaatattaaaaaaagaatCATCAATAGATATGGAAAAGATTTTATCA AGTAAAACCATCAAAGAATTCGATGCCCACTTTACATCAAAGCATTTTGGTTATGAAGATGTCGATAGCTACTACCAAGCTGCTACTTTGCATAATAAACTACACCAAATTACAGTGCCTTTGCTTTGTCTAAGTGCAGCAGATGATCCTTTTCAGCCTTTGGATG CTATACCAATTAGTGCCGCTGAAAAATCATCCCACGTAGCTATTGTCGTTACCGCTCGCGGTGGACATATTGGGTTTTTGGAGGGCTGGTGGCCATCTTCTAAGGATCAATATATGGGTAGActtttcagtgaattcttctcaGTTGCTTTATTTGACCCTAATGGTGAATTTGCGAAAATGTCACAAGAGATGTGGAAACAATATGCTTTCGTGTTTGAAAATACCGAAGAAAGCACATGA
- the LOC119658811 gene encoding protein ABHD1 isoform X2, with amino-acid sequence MIAYLYSYLTNLPRWHIFTMAIGSYVVYYLIQVVKRPIIAAFNGPFKTFLLKNVPTLEMKFWPTFWCVESRAQTVFASILRSQIIPKIDYRREILTLKDGGEVALDWLEKGCDSESPVIIILPGLTGESQAEYIKCLVIAANNAGMRTVVFNNRGLGGIALKTPRLYCAANCDDLSEVVQHVRKSCPGVKLGATGISMGGLILGNYLAGHNEEARNILTAAKIISVPWDVHKGTANIEKPFINNLLGRHLANGLCATISKCEILKKESSIDMEKILSSKTIKEFDAHFTSKHFGYEDVDSYYQAATLHNKLHQITVPLLCLSAADDPFQPLDAIPISAAEKSSHVAIVVTARGGHIGFLEGWWPSSKDQYMGRLFSEFFSVALFDPNGEFAKMSQEMWKQYAFVFENTEEST; translated from the exons AGACCGATCATAGCCGCTTTTAATGGACCATTTAAAACATTCCTGCTGAAAAATGTACCTACGTTAGAAATGAAATTTTGGCCAACATTTTGGTGTGTGGAAAGTCGCGCACAAACCGTTTTTGCCAGTATTCTACGATCACAGATCATTCCAAAAATTGACTACAGAAG AGAAATATTAACCTTGAAAGACGGAGGTGAAGTTGCATTAGATTGGTTAGAAAAAGGATGCGACAGTGAATCCCCTGTGATAATAATTCTACCGGGTTTAACTG GTGAGTCTCAAGCTGAATATATAAAGTGCTTAGTCATAGCCGCAAATAATGCTGGTATGAGGACAGTTGTGTTCAACAACCGCGGATTGGGTGGAATTGCTTTAAAG ACTCCGCGATTATATTGTGCAGCAAACTGTGACGATCTTTCTGAAGTGGTGCAACATGTAAGAAAATCTTGTCCCGGTGTAAAATTAGGCGCTACTGGTATATCAATGGGTGGCCTCATTCTCGGAAATTACCTTGCAGGTCACAATGAAGAAGCCCGGAATATTCTGACCGCTGCTAAGATAATTTCGGTTCCTTGGGATGTTCACAAAG GTACTGCTAATATTGAAAAACCATTCATTAATAATCTTCTGGGTCGACATCTTGCTAATGGTTTATGCGCGACCATCAGTAagtgtgaaatattaaaaaaagaatCATCAATAGATATGGAAAAGATTTTATCA AGTAAAACCATCAAAGAATTCGATGCCCACTTTACATCAAAGCATTTTGGTTATGAAGATGTCGATAGCTACTACCAAGCTGCTACTTTGCATAATAAACTACACCAAATTACAGTGCCTTTGCTTTGTCTAAGTGCAGCAGATGATCCTTTTCAGCCTTTGGATG CTATACCAATTAGTGCCGCTGAAAAATCATCCCACGTAGCTATTGTCGTTACCGCTCGCGGTGGACATATTGGGTTTTTGGAGGGCTGGTGGCCATCTTCTAAGGATCAATATATGGGTAGActtttcagtgaattcttctcaGTTGCTTTATTTGACCCTAATGGTGAATTTGCGAAAATGTCACAAGAGATGTGGAAACAATATGCTTTCGTGTTTGAAAATACCGAAGAAAGCACATGA